From Coturnix japonica isolate 7356 chromosome 3, Coturnix japonica 2.1, whole genome shotgun sequence, the proteins below share one genomic window:
- the STX11 gene encoding syntaxin-11 has protein sequence MKDRLNEMRELARLHNQEFSYSEDDENSPRDILLYETDYALETLHKDIENIRTENNLLREDVKRLKKQNSRFLTSMRRLSSIKRDTNSIAKDIKARGESIHRKLQIMRDFCEDAITKYGVMSVIARVAKNHYVDLMHAFQEAMFEYNATEMNQRENCKIRIQRQLEIMGKDVSSNQIEEMIEQGRWDVFSENLLLDVKGARSALNELETRHKELVKLEGRIKEIHELFLQVALLVEEQADTFDVIEINVQNVEDYVGESKEQIKKALEYRRKHPLMTILCCCISFCKR, from the coding sequence ATGAAAGACCGGCTAAATGAGATGCGTGAACTTGCCAGGTTGCACAACCAAGAGTTTTCTTATAGTGAGGATGATGAAAATTCACCCCGTGACATTCTCCTTTATGAGACTGATTATGCCTTGGAAACTCTTCATAAGGACATAGAGAACATCCGGACTGAAAATAACCTCCTAAGGGAGGATGTCAAGCGactaaaaaagcaaaacagccgCTTCCTTACTTCCATGCGCCGTCTTAGTAGCATTAAACGAGATACTAATAGTATTGCCAAAGACATCAAGGCCCGTGGAGAAAGCATCCACAGGAAACTCCAAATAATGAGAGATTTCTGCGAAGATGCAATAACAAAATATGGGGTTATGTCTGTCATTGCCAGGGTAGCAAAGAACCATTACGTTGACCTCATGCATGCCTTCCAGGAAGCTATGTTTGAATACAATGCGACAGAGATGAACCAACGGGAGAACTGCAAGATCCGAATTCAACGTCAGCTAGAAATCATGGGCAAAGATGTTTCTAGCAACCAGATTGAGGAGATGATTGAGCAAGGCAGGTGGGATGTTTTCTCTGAGAATCTCTTGTTGGATGTGAAGGGAGCTCGCTCAGCCCTGAATGAGTTAGAGACACGTCATAAGGAGTTGGTGAAATTAGAAGGTCGTATTAAGGAGATTCACGAGCTCTTTCTGCAGGTGGCCCTGCTAGTGGAAGAACAGGCAGACACCTTTGACGTCATTGAGATAAACGTGCAGAATGTTGAGGACTATGTAGGAGAATccaaagagcaaataaaaaaagcattagaatacagaagaaaacacccCCTCATGACaatcctctgctgctgcatttcGTTTTGCAAAAGGTGA